The Candidatus Bathyarchaeota archaeon region GTGTGCTCAGGCATGAATTGAGAAGAATGGTAAAAGATCTGGGACTAACAGCGATTCACGTGACACACGATCAGCAGGAGGCCATGGCTATTGCCGACAGAATCGTCATAATGAGGGGGGGTAGAATTGTAGAGGTTGGGGCTCCTATCGACCTTTATCTTCGCCCAAAAGAATTGTTCACTGCAAACTTTCTAGGCGAGGCTAACTTTTTCCTAGGTGAAATAGTCGGAGAGGAGAATGGTGAGGTGAGGATAGAGACCTCTGATGGCACAATAGGAAGCAGGGAAGCAGAGGTTAAAGGTGTCAAGGTCGTCGCGTGCATAAGACCGGAATTCGTAATCATGAAAAGAAGGGATGAACCTAAACATGGATCATGGAAGGGAAAAATTGTGGATAAAGTATTTGCTAGCGGCTTTATCCGATTTGAGATTATGACAGAAGGCGGCAATCGAGTCGTATCAAAAAAACCCGTATTATCTCATTCAAACAAGTGGAACTTAAATGAGACAGTACATTTAGAGTTTCCATCAGATCATGTCTTACTTTATCCGTATCCCAGCTGCGGATTGGAACGGGCGATTTCAATCGAATAGCAAAGTTTAAAAAATTTTTCGACACTACTTTGATTAGTCCTCTAGGAGTTTTTAGTAATGGAAAAATGGTTTGAGAAACGTCGAATGAACAAGGTTCTTGACATTGCTTATAGGCAGATGACTGTGGCATTAGACACGGTAAACGATCTTGAAAGGACTGTGAAAGCTGCTTCAGTCGGAGATAAAGAGACTGCAACAGCAACGATAGAGAGACTCTTTCATGTAGAGGAGGAAATAGATAATTTGAGGAGAACAGTTTTCGAAGAGCTTACCAAAGGCGCACTCTCTGGCCGTGAACGGGAAGACATCATGCACCTTGTGAAACGGCTTGATATGATGGCAGATCATGTAAAGGACTCTGCAAGAAATGTTCTGGTGCTCCTTAATGCAAACATTCCAAGGGAGATATGGAGAGCTTTCCTAGAGATGTCATCTCAATTATCAAATACAGCTGCGGTTCTAAGAGAAAGCCTAAGATTTCTGGTTGAAGATAAATCCAAGGCAAGAGCTATGTCGGAGAAAGTGGAGGAAGAAGAAAACAAGGTAGACAAAAAGCATCTAGAGATAAAGACGCTATTAATAAAATATGGAGACGAGATGAGCCCTTCAGTTCTAATTATACTGAAGGATCTACTGGACTCTATAGAAGAGGCGGCCGATAGCTGCGCTGACACCGGAGATTACATCCGAGTGTTAACAGTATAAGCTAGCTGAATTTATTGTCTAGTTAAGCTTTGGCAGTCTTTTCTAGCGCAGCTACGCCCGGTAATTTGCTGCCCATGAGAAACTCTATTAATGCTCCTCCAGCCGTGCTGATGTAGGATATTTTATTAGATATTCCTAGTTCCCCTAATGCGGCAATGGTGTGTCCTCCGCCGGCCAATGAGAAAGCTTTTGAGGAAGCAACTGCTTCAAAAACCTCTTTCGTGCCTTTAATGAATTCTTTCCTCTCGTAAACACCTAGAGGGCCGCTGACAACGATAGATTTAGCCTTATTTATGATTTTAATATATTCATTGATTGTTTTAGTTCCAATGTCGAGAATAGGATAATCTGTGGGCAATGAGCTTACTGATATCTCTTTTCTCTTGCCTTCAATGTCCACTGCGACATCGA contains the following coding sequences:
- a CDS encoding ABC transporter ATP-binding protein, yielding MYTHILQRVYSGSWRCFKFPKIRLRNISKRFGEIIALERVNLEIEDKEYLCIIGPSGCGKTTLIKCIAGIIEPTEGEIYVDGKMINHVPIHDRGVGYVFQDIALFPHMSVYENVSYGPMVKGLEPSKSKDLVREILSLMALSDRAKDRPTTLSGGAQQKTAIARALASGSLLLLFDEPLGSLDAKVRSVLRHELRRMVKDLGLTAIHVTHDQQEAMAIADRIVIMRGGRIVEVGAPIDLYLRPKELFTANFLGEANFFLGEIVGEENGEVRIETSDGTIGSREAEVKGVKVVACIRPEFVIMKRRDEPKHGSWKGKIVDKVFASGFIRFEIMTEGGNRVVSKKPVLSHSNKWNLNETVHLEFPSDHVLLYPYPSCGLERAISIE
- a CDS encoding DUF47 family protein, with translation MEKWFEKRRMNKVLDIAYRQMTVALDTVNDLERTVKAASVGDKETATATIERLFHVEEEIDNLRRTVFEELTKGALSGREREDIMHLVKRLDMMADHVKDSARNVLVLLNANIPREIWRAFLEMSSQLSNTAAVLRESLRFLVEDKSKARAMSEKVEEEENKVDKKHLEIKTLLIKYGDEMSPSVLIILKDLLDSIEEAADSCADTGDYIRVLTV